Proteins encoded in a region of the Magallana gigas chromosome 8, xbMagGiga1.1, whole genome shotgun sequence genome:
- the LOC105322498 gene encoding A disintegrin and metalloproteinase with thrombospondin motifs 20: MNLIAKLLVLLFISTTMSPGNTNEIYFTKTVTRLDLVEPSLGIWSGPRFGTSQCSFTCLQEPQCVSLLFNGTTKLCYLFNVIFDGDESGNVDSYWVINNGNTRFVPASCIDLLSCAVNTSDGEYWIYPIAANGRRTKIFCHDMATGPSHFITLKNTNSFIEHDGSNWIVSYQQCQSKYKSPLKRVEFTKIKIRIEDMEVEGTDYTFTSVTGSPTIKYGEAADCNGEYFRDPCPHFGHAIIDTRGTGLIVDPTVVFGTDGGFETRATNFLRSADGSEISFSCAGWCGECGPVSGPIKLVHSVEFISATDAQLIVCHK, from the exons ATGAATCTGATCGCAAAACTTCTCGTGTTGCTCTTTATTTCGACGACAATGTCACCTGGAAACACAA atgagatttattttacaaaaactgtAACAAGGCTAGATCTTGTTGAACCTTCTTTGGGAATTTGGTCCGGTCCTAGATTTGGGACATCCCAATGCAGTTTTACCTGCCTTCAGGAACCACAATGTGTATCGTTATTGTTCAATGGAACGACAAAGTTATGCTATCTTTTCAACGTAATATTTGATGGCGACGAAAGCGGAAATGTAGATAGTTATTGGGTCATCAACAACGGAAACACACGTTTCG tACCAGCATCATGCATTGATCTTTTGTCTTGTGCTGTAAATACATCGGATGGAGAGTACTGGATTTATCCAATAGCAGCCAATGGGAGACGAACCAAGATCTTTTGTCATGATATGGCAACTGGGCCATCACATTTCATCAccttaaaaaacacaaatagcTTCATTGAACACGATGGCTCAAACTGGATAGTTTCTTATCAACAATGCCAATCCAAATATAAATCTCCTTTGAAACGAGTGGAGTTTACCAAAATTAAGATACGGATAgag GACATGGAGGTAGAAGGAACAGATTACACGTTCACTTCTGTGACAGGATCACCCACAATTAAGTATGGAGAGGCCGCAGACTGTAACGGGGAATATTTTAGAGACCCCTGTCCTCATTTTGGACATGCAATTATAGACACTAGAGGAACTGGACTTATTGTTGATCCTACG GTTGTATTTGGTACAGATGGGGGATTTGAAACTAGAGCGACCAATTTCCTTCGTTCAGCGGACGGTTCTGAGATATCCTTCTCTTGCGCTGGGTGGTGCGGCGAGTGTGGTCCAGTGTCTGGACCGATCAAGCTTGTTCATTCTGTAGAATTCA TTTCAGCTACGGATGCTCAACTCATTGTGTGTCACAagtga